Below is a window of Humulus lupulus chromosome 2, drHumLupu1.1, whole genome shotgun sequence DNA.
aaaatatatttcttagttgtaaaactatattggtaaactattgttacaaaaataaaaaatttagttatgaatttgtTTAGAAGttttatcttaaaataaaaatctacaattatataactaatttttgtaaatattatttacaaatatgtaacaaatatttataattttgtaatagatatttacaaatttgtaaatgttgatcacaaaaaattatattttactactttatttgtgattttattactctgtatttacacttttgccattctgaatttttattgaaaaatcatgtatttttgtaatgcaatgtatttttcaattatttttaacTTCTAGTTAGTTGTAGATTGCCAAATtgtaattagaaataaaaaacaaaataaaaattattcaaaagaaaaacGTTGTCACTGTTAGCTATagaattttaaaatatacatgtataatattaaatgaaaaaactgccaatttgaaatatttaaaaaaaaattactgacAAAAAATTACTGAAAAACCTAATATATCTATAGTCTTAAATGAAAAAATTATTTgaaggatttaaaaaaaaaatttataaaaccgTACGGGGGTGCGGGCGTACGAAATAGTTACATTTGTACTATAACTACTAGACAGCAGCTGcagattaattataattatgaaaTAATATCAAATCAATCATGAACAAGCAATATTTACTAATTAACTAATTTTTCAACTAGTAAAAAATCCTGTTAATTACTTTGTGGATGCTGCTATATTTAGCTTTGTTGTTCTAGTTTTTTTCTTTACTGTTTTGggtttatattattttctttttggaTTGCTTCATCATTACCTACTATCTTCAATAGTATGGTTGGTCCTCGATAATGACCATAATTTTAGTGTGTACTATTTCATACCAATTTCTACTATTTTACTGGCTTATAATTTACTATTTTTGTCTTATCAGAAAACTGTTTACAATAATAAACTTCTTGGATCTTACTCTAAAAACAAAAAAAGGTATAGACTTACCCACCCTGGTCCCCATTTTAGGTTATATATACGACAGAGATTCATGTACCAATTATGTAATTTCACCCATAAAAGCTGCCTTGTCGTTCTCGTCTCAACTTGTGCATGTAACATTTTTACACACAcagatatatattatatatatatatatacaccacCCACTCTATCTTATTAATTGTatcacatgcatattaattttatcattacTATTATCCTACAGGTTAaacgatttttttttaattttctttattttttagagGCGGCTATAACATCGATCCCATGGCTGCATGTGGCAGCAGCAGGTAGTAACGACTACTtatgtgatataatatatatatgtttaaagtAAATTACAAATTAACAGGTCAGCAGCCATGACAATAATAATAGCCGTTGCATAAGGGAGCAGGTGGGTTCACATTACATAACTTTATCTTTGCAAAACTAATTAATATCCCAAACATTATCTTTGTATACATGCATGTAGACGTGTCTGATCCTTTACGAATAGAATTCACAGATACGAAATTTGAACAAGATTTAATGATGGTAATACAAAATCTCACTGCGACGTTTTTTACATAATTAAAAAtgatttgtgaagaaaaaagctGTTAATGCATTTTACAAGCCCCATGTGGAACAGGTAACGTTTGTCAACTTCACATCACATATGTATACAAGTATAGCTAGAGATTCATGAACTATCAACAGTTTTTGGCCCACACTTTCTCAACtcactgtatatatatatatatataagcaattAAAACAATGTAATATATATTACGTACATTTGAAACAATAATGGTTAAGTTTAACCAGTCAAACTTACCTAGgtgacttttttgtttttgttttttctgTTGTTATTTATTAacttaagattcccaattaaCCGATGAGATTTGAGATACTGAGGCCGACACAAGGAAGTCCAAAAAAAATAGAGCCAttctaataaataaataaaattaaccaATTTAAAGAAAACAAAGAGCAAGTAATAGAGAACCTACTTCCTTTTGTCATAGAGGGACGAGCCTAACAactcatttttttaatattatatagtCTCTTTAACAAATAATATATGATAAAGTATAaggttttcttttcatttttattttttttatttttatacatGATAATTATCTGTGGCAGTTGGATAGCTGGATTATTTTCATCATCTTTTTTTTTCCCTTCTTCTTGGcttttttaaaaagaatataaTAATTCTAGATTTTTTTCATCATCATCCTCTAGCTTGCTTCTTACCTTGCAACACAAGTAGTGCTTGAGAGTGTtctacctatatatatatatttctttcccTATTCCATAAGACAAGTTCAAGTTGTACATTTATAGTATAGCATTGTCTATATCTCCACTCTAAAAAGAGTAAATAGAGAAAATGAAGATGAGTGGGTTATACTGTTTTGTGCTCATAAGTTTAGGCCTTTCAGCTTTTGTACAACAAACTCAAGCTCAACTCCAACTGGGATTTTATTCCCAAAGCTGTCCTCAAGCTGAGAAAATTGTCAAAGATTTCGTACACAAGCACATCCCTAATGCTCCTTCTGTGTCTGCAGCCCTCATAAGAATGCACTTCCATGATTGCTTTGTCAGGGTTTGTCTCCAATCTTTTTGCTCATTTATAATTCTTCCCAGTTCACATTacatatttcttttttctttgacaTTGTACCGCTTGATCTGAAACTTTTTAAATCCCGACAGTACTAACTTCTGTTTTTTTGGCTAAAGGGTTGTGATGGTTCTGTTCTTCTAAACTCAACTTCCCCGAATTCAGGAGAAAAAGATGCCATCCCTAATCGAACACTCGGAGGTTTTGGTTTCATTGACAGCATAAAGAGCCTTCTAGAAGCAGCATGCCCTGGAGTAGTTTCTTGTGCTGATATTATTGCTTTGGCTACAAGAGACGCCATTGTAGAAATAGTAAGGACTCAAAACAAAGAAAACCCATCGCTTGAAGTTTCATGTTGAGCCTGTTAAATCATTCACTCATTAACTTTAATTTCTTGGCTTGGTCAGGGAGGCCCATCATGGAGTGTCCCAACAGGTAGAAGAGATGGGAGAATCTCAAACAGAACAGAGGCCAATAACATGATCCCAGCTCCCACTGATAACTTTACCTCACTCCAGACACATTTCTCCAATCAGGGTCTTGATCTGAAAGACTTGGTTTTGCTTTCAGGTAAAGCTAAATGTTGCAACCCTCTAGAATATTGTTCTCAATTAGTACAGTACACTTGTTAATGATGTTGTTTAATTTGCCTTGTCTCTCTTTTTTCACTAGGTGCTCACACTATTGGAATCGCTCACTGTACATCATTCTCGAGCAGACTCTACAATTTCACTGGTGTGGGAGATCAAGACCCGGCTTTGGACAGTGAATATGCAGCAAATCTCAAGGTCAACAAGTGCAAATCTCTAAATGATAGCACTAAGGTTGAGATGGACCCTGGAAGCCGCAAGACATTTGACCTTAGCTACTACACACTTGTACTCAAGAGGAGAGGACTGTTCGAATCTGACTCTGCTTTGACCACAAACAGCTTCACAAAGTCTTACATGCAGCAACTTCTTCAAGGTTCAGAGAATTTCTTTGCTGAGTTCGCTAAGTCCATGGAGAAAATGGGACGAATTAATGTGAAGACCGGTTCAAATGGTGAGATCAGGAAGAACTGTGCTGTGGTCAATTAGCATATCTTTGTTTGTTGTGTATCATTATTCCACCAAGTTTTCATCATTCCCTTCCGTGTGGtcaattatcattttttttttcttttcctcttttcttctttgagatttggtaataatttttcagAGTCCGTTATAGTACTTGTTGAGATCGTCAGGGCTTTAAAAGAAGTGGTTACTTGACCACTGACTTGGTAAGTGATGTTCAGACAGATTCTGTTTTGACCATGTACTTTTGGATCGTTGTGTTAATAAATTAAATCAGTGAATTTTGTTTATAGATATAAGCATGATTCCAGTTTTATTTATTGGCTACTATCATCTTCAGTGTAATCATTGCCCAGATATCATGCAACATCGTTCTAGTAAAGTTGTGTGATGACGTTCTATGAGAACCATATCcatatatcatatataaaaagaaataataatatataaatatccACGTGTTATGTTCTCTTTTTTCTTTGGTAGATATCTACTAGTTGAGAAATCTAATCCGTGCGACCTAAATTATGTGGTCACTCACTCAATGCGGGCAAAATTAGTTTATGAAACTGTATACTTAGCACAAATGTCTATGAAAGTAGTTGGTTCGTAGCTTGATCGTTATGAGAAATGCTAAGAAGTATTATTGGTGCCCAACCACGTGAAAATTGTGTATCGCTATTGTTGCAATCTAATATGGGAGCCTACATAATTAGAATTTATAACTAATATGGAGTATCGCTAAGAAATCGTGGAGAGCCATCTCGTATGGTGTTGGGCACcgtaaaatactaattaaataacAACAATCAATCGTTATTACATGCTACCTTGTCTAGTATCTTTTTGCCAAGATTGgtgtaatataatattttatttcattagtttaattttaaattaaactaTATGAGAGCGTGTTTGAAGTCACTTTGTAATTACTACTCTAATAATTACGTGTAATTATTGATTACATTCTATTCTAAAATACAAAGTATGTTTGAATGACAAGTGTTAATTACATATGTATGCCTATTCACAGGTTTGATAATGTCGTTGTTGACCcacgaattggtcaacgacactgagtcaaataAAATATAAGAAATAAGAACTGAACTTGATTATAATAAATGACAcacaaatttatagtggttcaaccccaataatcgataataacctacatccacttagtacTATTATTTATGTAAAGTTCCCAAAACCTGCGTTGAGATGAATTGAATCAACCGAGTTTCACATGGTAAGGGAGGGGATACAAGAAAGTGTATAACAGCACCTGAATCTTATGATTTCTCTCAAATAAAGAATTACAACGTAAAATATAATGAATCCttgagtcctctatttataggctcaaacaTGTAcattgtgttatattattttataatataatgtaatattatattattttataacataatattttagattaaataattgtgacaaagagtgtcacatattgtaacatataatagagagttacaatatttagacatatgtgaatatccaaatatgtaacatatccaaatatgtaacatatttggtgttacaaattcagtcacaaatttgtaacttccaaatattgcccgtTATTgtatagatttgttgttacacaatattgagatgagtttcttaaagtcatatgtgaaatgattgttagagatatgattttaacccccaataatgtgttttggagttacaaaatcaattgggagtgtattggaaccgtttggaaaaacaacacatttttgtgtgctgaaattggtcagtggtcgTGGCCTAGGGAACAGAGATCAGTGGTCGTAGCCACAAAtgctcctggccgcggccacaggtgcttAACTGACCaactttttttagttttttccaaccttttttaacagctccaaaaacccaaataactcccaaatctcattttttccataaacattcaattaatcattggtaatagtcATGGGGGTCGGTGTAATTTGAAATTCAAtgagtgtctctaaactctataaatatgagcatattgctcacttgtaagacacaacttttctatccattagagcacttggctagaaaacacatagaggcttgattatttcagaaagcatttccaaaatctgtgagagatcccttagttcttgagttagggggaaataagcttttggacaaaggtttcaaacattgttcaagttggtgatccccaacactcttcactttggttgtgtgagtgagagtttcttgttatttgttcttgttcttactttttctactattgcttttcttctcattattcttattctatttacttgtatttttgtttagagttgtaatccttttatttcttttgtttcaaacgattttgctttatttgtatcattttgcttagagttgtatttcttcattctcttcttctagttcttctattgtttatttgtattttcagttatagagttgtaacattatttaatcaatattatttatttgtaatattttgtctagagttgtaattttcttaccaattttcaTTGAGGCAACTTATATTTTCCTAAAATTCAAAAGTttatccctttgtttgtttcaatggaaggtgagactatcaagattgtgaatcaagacctagtgaggctggataggtttgatgggtccaattttacTAGAtagcaagacaaggtgagattcctttcgACCAGTCTCAAGATCACCTACATTctagagtccactctagaacctctcccaacgccatccgaaaaggacactcccgaggaggtggagaaaagaaggaagagggaggaggacaatttcctttgtaggggtcatatcctcaactccctttccgataggctctatgacatCTACACCGAGACCGaatcggcaaaggagatatgggatgcacttgagacaaaattaAAGGCGgtagaggaaggtaccaaaaagtttttgatatctcaatatattgatttcaagttttttggtgataaacataTTCTttctcaaatacatgaattgcaaataattgttaacaaattgaaagttttgaagattgagcttcctaaggcctttcaagttggtgctatagtggctaaattaccacaaacttggaggagctatagaaaaagaatccttcataaaaatgaggattattctttggaggaaatc
It encodes the following:
- the LOC133817604 gene encoding peroxidase 3-like is translated as MKMSGLYCFVLISLGLSAFVQQTQAQLQLGFYSQSCPQAEKIVKDFVHKHIPNAPSVSAALIRMHFHDCFVRGCDGSVLLNSTSPNSGEKDAIPNRTLGGFGFIDSIKSLLEAACPGVVSCADIIALATRDAIVEIGGPSWSVPTGRRDGRISNRTEANNMIPAPTDNFTSLQTHFSNQGLDLKDLVLLSGAHTIGIAHCTSFSSRLYNFTGVGDQDPALDSEYAANLKVNKCKSLNDSTKVEMDPGSRKTFDLSYYTLVLKRRGLFESDSALTTNSFTKSYMQQLLQGSENFFAEFAKSMEKMGRINVKTGSNGEIRKNCAVVN